acaattaatactaagcattaatcaagttgtccggcatatcattggtacctcgacgcttcgttagattcttcggtgcatcgtcctctcttgcggcctattgcccaatcgatcagttgactccgtaactccgatatccttggcacaatatccgatcttcttggctcgatgctcgaatccacggcctgaagccttctatcgatacgtcgaccatttCTCtatctcgacgtccaatcttctaatatattttcctctagcacaatatgatttttcctactttaattgtctcatcctgatcgaagcatcatgcgtcactcaaaacgtagattaaaacataaacacatatcaattagtttcatcatcaaaatacgagattcaataataatgatatatgttatttaagttaaaataaatatatcttaTTGAGGAAAGAGAAGCGACGGAAGTCATAACGACGGACAAAGGTGGAGAGGCAAAAGTAAGAGAGGTCGGAGGAGGAGGTGAGGTGAGGAAGAGCTAGACCACCAGGTTGTGGGCTCGACAGGTGGGGgtgcaggagaggacgaagtaTGAGACGATGGGGACAAAGACGCtcaggaagaggaagagggaccATGAGACCATTACATGCTTAGCGTTGgactagtcaatgcacatccaccTGAGGTAAGACAAAAAGCTTCTAAGCTTGTCTTCAACGAGGAAGAGGTTGCGTGTGTATGATGCCTTGCTAGGTAGTTGTGGCTCAGTACTATTGTTGATGGTCGCTTCTACGATGATATCTTTTCCGATGAttgtcttaatttttttaatttaaattatatatattattatattaatggtttattgtgagtcaacatgtCAAACTCTAACACCTATTAACTTAAGTTTGATAGAAGatgcttatatgctatgtttttaaaaatatatgaattattttatataCAAGTAAAATCATAAGGGTTTAATCGGTCGATGACCAAAATAACAAGagctaaaataaattttttaaaaaatttaaattatatatattattatcttaataatttattatgagttatcATATAAtaacttatatgctatgtttatactatatttttaaaaaatataaaaattattctaGATAAAATAAATCATAAGTATTTAAGTACCATACAATGGAGCACAACACCTCTTGAAATGTGAGCTATGCATAGAGTTGGGCCGACGCTGGGCTGGTCTTTAAAACGAGCCCAACTCCACGTAGGCATTAAGGGCAACCGCTgccttccctctctctcttcttATCCCACACCACTCTCCTCCCCCGCAACTCACGCACGGCTCGCAGGACTTCCCCCGTCCTCCCATGGCGGGTCTGCTCGCGCCCTCCTCCCCCGCCCTCCCCGCTTCCAGAATTCGAACCCTCCCCACTCCTCTCTCCCCAACTTCACTTCCCGGTAAGTCCACTTGGCATTCGATCTCTATTCGACAAAGGAACCCTCTACCGCTGCATCACAATCTCCTTCCTTGCTTCCTCCTCAGCCGGCATTTGCCACCAGAGGAACTTAAATGGCCGCGCCCGAACTGCGCACAAGCACCGAGTCTGCCGCTCCCTTGTCTCTGGTGCTGCCGCCACTGAGCTCACCACCGCTGAAGAGGTGAGTTCTTTCCCCAATTGCCGGAGGTTGAGGTACGAGCGTTTGCGTGTTTAACGCTGAGTTTTGGTAGGGGAAGAAGTTGACGATCGACGAGAGGCAGCGGTCGGTCTTCCCCTTCTCGTCCATCGTGGGGCAGGACGAGATGAAGATGTGCCTCCTCCTCAACGTTATCGACCCCAAGATCGGCGGCGTTATGATCATGGGCGACCGCGGCACCGGCAAGTCCACGACCGTCCGCTCCCTCGTTGACCTCCTTCCCGAGATCAAGGTGGTCGTGGGCGACCCGTTTAATTCCGACCCTGAGGACCCCGAGTCCATGAGCATGGACGTCCGCGAGCGCGCCGCCCGCGGCGAGCCCCTCCCCGTTGCCGCCACCAAGATCACCATGGTGGACCTCCCGCTCGGCGCCACCGAGGACCGCGTCTGCGGCACCATCGACATCGAGAAGGCCCTCACCGAGGGAGTCAAGGCCTTCGAGCCCGGCCTGCTCGCCAAGGCGAACAGAGGTATCCTCTACGTTGACGAGGTCAATCTCTTGGATGACCACCTGGTggacgtgctcctcgactccgCCGCCTCCGGATGGAACACCGTGGAAAGGGAGGGCATCTCCATTTCCCACCCCGCTCGGTTCATTCTCATCGGTTCTGGCAACCCCGAGGAAGGTGAGCTCCGGCCGCAGCTCCTCGACAGGTTTGGAATGCACGCACAGGTGGGGACGGTCAGGGACGCCGAACTGAGGGTCAAGATTGTGGAGGAGAGAGCTCGGTTCGATAGAGACCCCAAGGGGTTCAGGGAATCTTACCGGGCGGAGCAGGAGAAGCTCCAGCGACAGATTACATCAGCACGAAGCTCGCTTGCATCGGTGCAGATCGATCACGACCTTCGCGTGAAGATCTCTAAAGTTTGTGCGGAGCTGAATGTGGACGGGCTGAGAGGGGATATTGTCACCAATAGGGCTGCCAAGGCTTTGGCAGCACTGAAAGGGAGGGACAAAGTGACTGCAGAAGACATAGCCACTGTCATTCCAAACTGCTTGAGACATCGGCTTAGGAAGGATCCTCTGGAGTCAATCGACTCGGGTTTGCTCGTCATCGAGAAGTTCTATGAGGTCTTTAGCTGAGCTAACTCCAAGAGGTAAATTGCAAGGACCCAAGAAATTATATGGATGCTTTTTTCAAATCTTTCTGTAGGCCATATTTCTTTTCTTCTCAATGTTTTCTAGTAATTTGGAATGTCACGGCTTaagaatactcatgaatttagtaTGTAGGATTGTGTTTCTTATCAATAGTGACTTTGGTTGATCACTAAGGGATAACAGTTACACATCAAAGTACTTTGTTATGTCCTGATTCTTGCACTGTTTATGTTGCAACTGTGGTATTTTTAGTTTCGCTGGTTTCTCAAGACAAACTAGGATGTTATAATGTTGCTTGTAATTTGGTTTAGATGTATCTTAAAATTGACTGTTTCATGTATCATAGTAGTATCAATAGTGGTAAAATGAAAATGTGAATGTTTAGGACTTTCTATGCACAGAGGGCAAGTGTTTAGAGAGGTAGATTTCAGATAATCATCACAATGATGATTGGCATCAGAAAATATATGAACATTGATTAATGATGTCCTCACCCAGTGTCATCAAAAGGGTGAGTCATGGTACCATACTAGCATTGATTAATAATTTTTGGGATATGGTGCCACATGTCAGCCATGTAGAATGACCCAATTTACCTACATGATCGTGGTacatttcaaaatttttataaccAAGTTCTATAGGTGAACACTGATGGCTTTGGACAAAATTGAAATATTCTTGTAACAATAAGAGGTTCTTCTTAACAACTCTGAAAACGACAAGTATGAACAATATTAGATATTAATTAGATGTATCTAAATTAATCTTGCATTGTGATTCAGCTAGATTGCAGTGAATTTTAAGGGATGAACAATGAGAGAGACACAAGTGTTATTGATGTGATAATATGAGATGTTTAGATCTTGGGTCTCTTGTGATATTAATGCATCCATGTGAAAGATACTGTATTGTTTAAAGTCTTATTTTGATACTTTTCCTTTCTAGGGCTATCAGTATCAGTAGACTAAGTAACTGATGATTCAGTAACCTTCAAGAACTTATGGTACTTGTGCAAAAGAACATAATTATTTGGTAGCAGGGCATGATCTAACCAGCTGGAGTGAGACAACAATCATATTGTAGGTGAACATCAGAACTGAAATTGAAGATAATACAAACAGTTGAATTTTTCACACTCAGATCTTGGGTTAattcttttttattaaaattaatagaTACTATGACAAGCAATAAAATACCAGTTATTGGGCCTAGCTAATGAATATTTTAGTGTTCATCTGAGGATCTAACTTTATGTACCAAGAGAAAATGTAAATTTCCAACCCGAGTTCTGTTGAGGACAGTATGACCCTATGACTTGACTCCATCAATAGGTAGATATCCAATGTTAGGTGTAAGGAGAGGTATATGGAGATCTAAGAAGGTTTTACTAAAAACTatgaataaagatttaaatacccATAATTTATAAAGGATATGGTTTGGTACAG
The window above is part of the Musa acuminata AAA Group cultivar baxijiao chromosome BXJ2-6, Cavendish_Baxijiao_AAA, whole genome shotgun sequence genome. Proteins encoded here:
- the LOC103988765 gene encoding magnesium-chelatase subunit ChlI, chloroplastic, translating into MAGLLAPSSPALPASRIRTLPTPLSPTSLPAGICHQRNLNGRARTAHKHRVCRSLVSGAAATELTTAEEGKKLTIDERQRSVFPFSSIVGQDEMKMCLLLNVIDPKIGGVMIMGDRGTGKSTTVRSLVDLLPEIKVVVGDPFNSDPEDPESMSMDVRERAARGEPLPVAATKITMVDLPLGATEDRVCGTIDIEKALTEGVKAFEPGLLAKANRGILYVDEVNLLDDHLVDVLLDSAASGWNTVEREGISISHPARFILIGSGNPEEGELRPQLLDRFGMHAQVGTVRDAELRVKIVEERARFDRDPKGFRESYRAEQEKLQRQITSARSSLASVQIDHDLRVKISKVCAELNVDGLRGDIVTNRAAKALAALKGRDKVTAEDIATVIPNCLRHRLRKDPLESIDSGLLVIEKFYEVFS